The following DNA comes from Pararge aegeria chromosome 25, ilParAegt1.1, whole genome shotgun sequence.
gtttttgttccgatcgtcgtttcagtcaatggtgtTCTCgggaaaagcttcgaccaacatcttaagatgCTTTCGCTTgtttgttggatcaagggtcggatacagaaggtagtccttgaaacggcgcgtattgtgaggaggttccttactctggagccctgaccgccggttgcttaggaattcaaaagccccgcaagcgaagggtagatggttttttttatacatttttaaaagtggttttttttaattaagcattatttatttatttatttatttattttattatttatattatttatattatattatttatataaattgtgattgtgaacataagatacatgaagtgtacaaaggaaagcttatctctataagagatctcttccagctaccccaggatgtgagtaagaagatttaattatagataaattattcagaatttaaaaaataaaatgaaaaccaATAAATGAGAGTAAATAATTAccagaagctttcgcttggttgctGGATCATGGGTCGGATACAGAGGGCAGAAGTCCTTGAAACgtcgcgtattgtgaggaggttcctcactctggagccctgaccgccgccggttgcttgggtactcaaaaggcCCGCAAGCGTAGgagaggtttttttaataattttttatgtagtgtttttttggtttcttttataatttacagtatcaaaaatttataaaaattgttctTTAATGTTGGtacgatagaacacacaaaggagATTTCTTTTGTAGAGATTTCCAAATACCACGACCTTGTGCCGCTTGGGGCGCGAGGCTCCCAGCGACACACGTTTCACGTTTCGAATAGACTGTACACTTTCTTTAGGCCAATTAAGATTAcaagacaaaatatttaaacatagaAAAACCCAGCATGCATTTTGTCGAAATGCTAAAAATAAAGCACAGTGTCTAATAGCTTAGCAATTATCCGTTGTTAACTGTAGCGTGTAGAACAAGAACAAAAGGGGAAAtgggaataacaaaaaaatagggAAACTACACTGGACTGAAAACTAGCTGAGTATAGCAGTCTAAGAtagtcatatttttataaaatgcagATAGGACAAAGCAGGAAAAtgcttaagaaaataaaaagcatTTCGTCGTTAACTAGCAGCACATTGAATCaatgaatttatgaatatacttttattgcatacagaaaaagtaacataaaataaaacatatagtacataaaacaaaacaaggtATACAATTACTACAAGGTACACATTGTACGTAAGCTTGCtaagtcttaacaattgttaattgtaaagtcagcatctcctgTAGATTTTCCGGTGACGGAGCGAAATGTATTTAGGTACGCTTATGTACTATAGTCAAGAGCAGTAAGGAGTATGcagattggagaaattatcaatGGCATCCTGCTGATTTTCATCAGGTATTACAGCGAAATAAGCttaatgttaattatatatcatagaattccgcaaagaaacgcctggCTCTATGCAAGACTATCTGTATTTTATCTGCTTTTACAGTATCGGTTTAAAAAGGGACTAGAATAATTGTAGTATCACCATTGTAGCGCAATCTGCCACAGTACCACAGGGAgatatggtgatacgctcgaccttAAAAAtcggaagatcttcctccgggCGGGTGATCGGGCTCGGGGATCGAGGTGcgtacatttatttttggaagttgtatatataggcattcttcgtgaacacttcgctagcgcgatgcgggatatttgtagcgccatctagttttgtaatgtggagaccgctacaccaTGATTAGAAAAAGTAGCCTCTCTAATATAAGGTGAATCTCTTTGGCTTGGAAAAGTAATGTAAAAGTAAGGACACGAAGGTCTTGGAAAGTAAGCTAATTCTGCATTTTAAATgcaacaatgtttttttaacaatcttttaGTTAACTGACCACTTTGAAGCAGACCGTTTAATCTTAGTGGTTAAagcacaaataattatttagtttgtcCCCCACGCTgcaacaatgaatgaatgaatgaatatatgtGATAAGAAGTTGAATGAATATATATGATTTCtaatcgcttcatagcgatttcttatCGCTTcttagcgatttcttccaggcaatcaatggcgaattaaaaaaatagggacttataaaattattcatcagtcaccttagtaccaacaacacaagctacgcttattgtggcgttagatggcgatgtgtgaattgtcgtagtatttatttattttgttaaaaagtcGGTAAAATTGTTTCCATGGTTTGAAATTTACCCTGTATCTTATACGAATATGAATAAAGATGAagagtttctttgtttgtttattaacttgaaggcgatgatctcaggaacttctGGTCCGATTATTTCAGTgctggatagcccatttatcgaggaaggctatatgttatttatcatcacgctaagaccaataggagcgtagcaccaatgaagaatgttttaaaatcgagttttttttccctttttgagagctttcgctgcgtgcgctgcataAACGGTTGGacttaaaattaagattaaaacttaagataaaatcatgtatgagaAAGTTCTTCCTCTTTAAGAGATCTAataaaaagtccgcgacagcatatgttataatgttgacttatacgcggatgaaTTCGccagggaccgctagtaatataatattaagaaaagtatggatatttattttaaggcgTACTTagcaaataacaaaacaataccaAAATAACCGGGTTTATGCTGACGTAAATCCATGTAGAGCCAACAATGAGGactgcaataaaatatcatttggaGCAATCGTAAATATGGATTTCCATACAATATCAGGGGATTTACAATTGCAAATGATGAATACGGGATTTCTCGATTCGTACCTTCGTGCGAAGTATGTATGAATATTGTGGAGGTTTATTAGGTTTTAcggtaaaatgggaaaaagtagcttttataaaaatgcttctttacTTACTAGCCCCGGCTCCGTATGAGtacaatgtatgtaagtatgtgcatacatatatatacatatatatacatattacatacatatgCAATTTGTTTTTCGGGAGTTGGAATGTCGCGCCTTTTCTacctaccctttttttttttttttttgtcgctgggaaatgcgtttaggcatccctGCCAGAGGCTGCGGAGGTTGAACTGCgcagcctccagcagggtatgtgggactcactggCTGGTAAAAcatcagccagaatacccactaaaacccagcggagccgccTGCGCCCAAGTTGGGGCGTCAAAGGATCACGGTCGCATGCAACTTTTACGCCCCGGCGCGCTCGTCGAATCCACACGATGGTGTCTACGGGGGCGGCATCAGGTGCGCATATCTGCGCCTCCTGCCAGCATCAGCATCAGCCGCctgctctctctccctctccgaggcctcaagcccattacggcttcgcagaaggaggcgacAGTAGACCATCCCTCCTCACTGCCGAGCATCAGATTGATAATACTCGGCAGCGAGAGGTCACCGTCCAGGAGTGACACCATCGCGTGTCTTTGCGGCGCCCATGACTCGCATAATGCCAAAGTGTGGAGCGCCGTGTCTTCAGGCGCGCCACACTCATGACAGATCGGCGAGGCCTCCCTCCTCGCGATCCCGTGCAAGTACTTACCGAAGCAGCCGTGTCCGGTAAGCACCTGCACGAGGCGATACGACAGCGCGCCGTGACGCCGCTTCAGCCACCGCTCTAAGTGGGGCCGGATGCCCTCCACCGTCCAGATGCCCGCTACTGAGGACTCGAGTTCTTCTCTCCATCTCTGGACCAGGACCTCCCTCCCGAGGGTACGGAGTCTCTCAATCTCCTCAAGTACTGGTTTTTCCCCTCGAGTCCTCGTGCTTGACCGGTAGCGGTGCACCTGTGCGAGCACCTCCGCCTGCAAGTCCCACGGCGGGTCGCCAGCGAGGAGTGTGGATGCCGTCCAAGACACCGTACGGTAGCCCCGGATCGCACGCACTGCGATTACGCGTTGTGATCTCCGCAGGAGTGTGATATTCTGCGGAGTCAATGCGTGCACCCATATTAAAGCCCCGTACAGCGCCATACCCCTGACTATCCCCGCGTATAGACGTCTGCAGGCTGAGTTTGGCCCCCCGACGTTGGGCAAGAGCCTTCCCAGAGCGGCTGCCGCTCTAACGAGTCTAGGCGCAAGCAGCTCAAAGTGTCCTCTGAAGTTCCACCGGCCGTCCAGAGTGAGTCCCAGATACTTCATCTGGGCCTTTATTTCCACCGGAACACCTTGGACGGTGATTTGAGCACCTCGTGGGGGACCTCTGCGTGGGCCATGGAAAAGGAGGGCCTCGGTTTTGGGAACCGAAACCCTTAGTCCCAACGCCTGGATCCTCCTTACGACAAGGGACGTGCCCACCGTAGCCAGACGGGACGCCTCCGCGAAGGAGCCCCCGCGGGCTGTGACAAGGGTGTCATCCGCATAGCATAACACCCTCATCCCAGGCAACACTGGGGCCCGCAGGAGCCAGTCAAAGCCGATGTTCCACAACACCGGCCCCAGAACCGAACCCCATTGAGCACCTTCCGTCGATCTCGCTGGCCGTCACTCCCCGTCCAGAATACCCACCTATCCTGGAGGTACGACTCCAACAGCCTCCTGAGATATGGAGGCACTCCATGGTACCGGAGCGCCTCGAGAAGAGTCTCAAAGGGGAGACTATTGAAGGCGTTCGTGACATCCAAGGAGACTGCGAGAACGACGTCCCCCTCGGCAACTGCCTCATCCGTCAGGACCTTCAACGACTCCAGAGCGTCAATGGTGGAGCGTCCCGCcctgaagccgtactgctccccCGAGAGCCCTGGACCGACAGTTTCCAGGTGCCCAACGAGCCGGTCAGCGAGGATTTTCTCGAAGACCTTCCCGATCTCGTTGAGCAAGACTATCGGTCTATACGCCGACGGAGCGTCCAGCGGTCGCCCTTCTTTTCGGATGAGGCACAGCAGTCCCTCCTTCCAAGACTTGGGGAACTGTCCAGCCAGTAGACACCGGTCGAACAGCTCCCGGAGTCTTGCCTCGAGGAACTCCCGGGTCATGTATATGACCTGACCCGGGATGCCGTCCGGTCCAGGTGCCGTCTTCTTGGACCGGAGGCGGCCAAGGGCTACGTCCATCTCCTCCCCGGTAATCAGCGGGACAGAACCGCTATCAACCAGAGGGGCGGAACCCCTTGCAGCCTGGGGTACCGGGGAGGACATCGTTGGGGGGACGTGTCCCCGGGAGTCCGGGAAGAGTCCCTCAACTACCCGCCGCAAGAGCTCCGGCTGGAGGGTCTGGGTTACCGGGGGGCCCTGGTTACGGAGCTTCCTTCTCGCAACGCGATAAGGGCGTCCCCAGGGGTCTCTACTCAGGCCCTCCAGCAGTTCCTCCCGAGCCCGCTCCTTGGCGCTGCTTATCGCCAATTGAAGGGCCCTCTTGGCCAGGCAGTAAGCCTCCCGCATTTGCTCCTCCAGAACTCGGTCCAGTCCGTTCCTCCTACGGCACCGGACATAGTCCCTACGGGCTCGGTGACTGGCAGTGCGCAGGACCGCGATTTCGTTCGACCACCAGTACACCCGTTTACAGCGGCGCCATCCACGTGCCCTCGGCATTGAGGAGTCACAGACCTCGGTGAGGTCCACGCGCAACCGTTCCACCTGCTCTCCCACACTAGTGTCCATTTCAGTTCTGGGAGAGGCCCATCGCCTCATAATAGAGGCCTCTCTGACCAACTCCCGGTCCATTTAAGTAAGACACCAGCGAGGGAAACGATTCGGGCCCTGGGGGGGCACCATCGCGGCAACCGGGGATGTTGAGACCTCAAATCGGACATAGTTATGATCCGATAGGGTCTCAACCCCGTCTTCCACCCTCCAGTTGGCAACTCTGTCAGCAACCGAAGGGGAGGCAAAAGACAAGTCCACAATATAACCGCCCTGCGCGCGGACACAGGTGTGGGCTGTCCCCCTATTGAGTAGGGAGAGCCCTAGGTGCGTAGCCCACACTAGCACGGCCCTGCCCCTGCCATCCGAGGTGGGACTCCCCCACGCCTGGCTCTTGGCATTGAAGTCTCCAAGATGGTTCTTCCATCTCCAGGGTGCGCCCTTCGTTGTGCCGGCGAACGGCTCCGCTGACAGAGTCAAGGAAATCTCGAATTCCGCCAGCGTGCGGTTGGAGGAAAAATACAGGCCGACAACCGTGTACGGCCCCCATCCCACAACCACAAACCCAGGTCCCCTCTCGAGAGGAGAGAGGGGCGGGCTGGCGCCGTTCGCCGCGACAATGACTACCGAGCCACACATGTCTCCAACCCAGCGTTCCTGAGTGGGGACATAGTATGGCTCGCAGGCTACCACCAAATCAACGGACCATCCCGCGGCGGACTGCAGTAGAAGGTCCTGGGCCCCCGCACAGTGATTCAAATTCGCCTGGAGTACACTGATATGTCGTTCGTTCATTCGAGCGGCATATCAGTGTCTTCGTGCGCTGGGCCATAACCATCACGTGGCGAGGGGCCGGGTCTGCCTTTCACACGAGGGTGGCAGTTCTTCCCCCCCATGATATGCCCCGACGGCTGAGAGGCGTCCGCGCAGACGGCGCAGCGTATGGGCCTCTCGCACCCTGAGTGCCTGTGTCCCTCTTCTCCGCACCGGTAGCACATCTTGCTCCGGTCGGTTTCCGAGGTACACAAGGCTACCGTGTGTCCCATTCCTAAGCACCTGTAGCAGCGAAGAGGGCGCTGCTCCAGGGCCTGGACTCTGACGGAGCTCCAGCCCACCAACAGACGCCCGGCTTCGCAAACCTTTTTGCCCGCATCCACCGGGCAGTAAACGGTGGACGACCCCATGCCCATTGGGCTCCTCTGCACCAGAGTCGCCCTGACCGCAACAATCGAGCAGCCTCCTGCGCGTGCTACAGCCGCCGCCACCTTTACCGCAGTTGCGGAATCATCCAACCCGGTGACACGAAGGGTCGCCGTTTTTGTAGGGCGAACAACCTCCGCTACCCCCTCCAATGCTTTGCGAAGGTGATCTGCCAATAACTCCGCCTGATCCTGGGTATTCTCCTTTGGCAGCTCCAAGAGCCTAGCCCCTGTCGCAGAGCGGCGAATCCGCATCCCCGCGCCTATACCAATCTCGCCCAAGTTAACCCTTTGCTCAGCCTGCTCTAAGACCTGAGCGTAGGTCACACTTCTACTGACCGCCGCGGGAGCCAAAGTTATAATAACGGCGGCCGTCTTAGGGGGAGCCAGACTGGGCTTCCGCTTAGGGGCCGCTGTGGGCGGGGGCCTCGGTGTTGACGTCGCGGGATTGGTGCCTGGGGCATTTTTGCCCCTGGTCTTTCGACCCACCACTTCCGACCA
Coding sequences within:
- the LOC120634755 gene encoding uncharacterized protein LOC120634755 — encoded protein: MNERHISVLQANLNHCAGAQDLLLQSAAGWSVDLVVACEPYYVPTQERWVGDMCGSVVIVAANGASPPLSPLERGPGFVVVGWGPYTVVGLYFSSNRTLAEFEISLTLSAEPFAGTTKGAPWRWKNHLGDFNAKSQAWGSPTSDGRGRAVLVWATHLGLSLLNRGTAHTCVRAQGGYIVDLSFASPSVADRVANWRVEDGVETLSDHNYVRFEVSTSPVAAMVPPQGPNRFPRWCLT